The Papaver somniferum cultivar HN1 chromosome 6, ASM357369v1, whole genome shotgun sequence genome segment agacagACCTAGAGCTTATTTTCAGAGTAGCGGAAGAGTCAAATCTTGTGCAGCTTATCAAACAAGAGAGGGAGAGATGGTGACGAAGAGGAGAAAGAAAAGCAGTTCTGGTTACTCAAGACAGAACCAGGAGAATGGTCGTGGGAAGATCAATTTGCAAATGGAGGAATATCAAAATGGGATGGAGTGAAAAATAAACAAGCTCAGAAGTATATGAAATCAATGAAAGTAggtgatttttgtttcttttaccaTTCAGGAAATAAATCTCGTAAGTTAGTTGGTATTGTATCTGTAATCAAAGAATGGTATTTTACGGATAAGGGAGAAGACAAAGAAGGAGCTGTAGATGTTAAAGAAGTTGGTGGCATGAATAAACCTATTGACCTAAAAGAGATGAAACTGGAAGAAGGTTTAAAAGGGTTTCTGCTGTTCAAGCAACCCAGGTTATCAGTTGTTCCTGTTCCTAAGAATGTTTGGGATAAAAtttgtgaaattggtggtgggttcactgaagaagaaaaagaggaagaagcAACTAATGTGTGGATAAATTAGATGATATCTTGAGTTTTTTGTTTGTATGTCATTGTAGCGATTGATTATATTGAAATATATTTGCTGCTCCCATTAGTGTTGCCCGCATAGCTGAGAGTGCTTGTTTTAGGTTGGCATTAGTGTTGacaaaattttgttttgattCAACAGGATGTCTTCTTTGGATTACTTTGTGGGATTATTGAATTATCTCTCAATCTAGTTTATTCATTAACTTCATAGATTGTCATGGCTAACCAACCAATGTGAGAATCTGGGTATTTTGGATCACTTGAGGCTCAAAAACGATGGTTGTCTGACCATGAACCTGAACCGGCGTGGTTGCCCATAACTTCTACCTTTAGTTTCCTATAAGACAGAATTTACTAGCATGAGCACTTTAGGTCTCTAAACTTCAAGCTAACTTCTTTGTTGCATCAGTGCAGTGACCTTTTTAATAAATAGACTAATAATATTTTCTGCAATGTCGCCGTGTAACTTCTTTGTGTTCATAGAGTAAATCTGTACAAGACAACTATCGAACGGAAACTTATATACGCCTAAAAAACATCtcattaaaattttgaatttcactTAATAATTGTTGACAGTGATAATCTCATGCACTAGCAAAACTTCTCTCTGCTTCACCTGGAGTAAAATGTATTAGTGAGCTGTGATATGGTTGAAATGGGTTCATAGTTCATATGGTAAATAATGGCCGGGAATGAAACTACCTAATGACCTGAGGTTGATATTTGTCAGACTTATACTCTAAGAAATCAAACGTGCTATCAATTTTAACTATTTCTCAGGGTTTGTCAGTTCATCCAAAATGTAAAAAATGATTGATTGAATTTCTGAATCAGACAGTTTCTTTCTGCAGGATAGGTGTTGTTTCTGGTAAGTCGATATTTGGGCCTCCACTAGAGGAATACTGGGTAAAGAAGCTTCAGGAAGaggcagcagtagcagcaacagCAACCTCAAAGGAGACTGATGCTAGCTCAAGTTAGCAGCTACCGCAGTTGTTCTCTTCGAGTTGTCGAAAAATCATTTTGTTTTCACCCGCAGATACGAGAAAGTTTAAAAGATACCCAAAGAGAATATTAGAATTAGAAAAATCATTTGTTATGGTTTGttgatgaaagtcaaaactttgttatgtattttattttaagtCTCCCAAATTGATATTATAaggatcattattttaatattgaaaCCTTCCGACAGAGCATATACATTCTGAGCTGTGAAATTCTTTTATTTCTCTAACTATTTTCTGAAAACTTCATCAGGTTCCCATTGTTTTCCCTAAACAGTGAATTCCTTTTGTTTAGGTCCAGTTTTCATTTCTGTGTTTCTAACTGCAAAAATTATGAAACAGTGCAACTTGTGGTTGTTTTGAAGAAAAATCCTCGAAACAAAACAACTTGTTTCTCTTAACTCAGTTGTTCTATATTTCCAGAGGAGGGATGGTTAGTCGCTTGGAGAATTTTGTACGATCGATCAAAACAAAGTTAAGTGGCATTAAGAAATCGAGGAAACTAGATGGATAAGAGTGCTAGTGTCAAAGTCCAGATTAGAAGCATACGAGCAAAGAAATTGATTGAAAATTGTATGAAAGCTGCCGATAGTCCAAGAAAGATTAGCCTTTCATgaaaaaatagataaatctggATCATGTTTGTTGTTATTTCAGTTTATTTTCCCCTTCATTTTCTGTTTATAATTGTGTGCTAATAATTAATTGAAAATTCTTGCTTCTTTTATTTGGTAACTCTAATATGTAATCCTGGATGTTGCCATGGCCATGATCTTAGTTTGAGGTTGATCCCTGGATTGTGgtattctttgttttgtttttcctcttTTGCTATCAAATGAAAGTTTTCGTATTGCTTGTAATATGCTGGCCAAGATTTTCTTATGCTCTCAGTTTAAAAAGCAATAATATCCACAATTTCAATAATCAAGATTTTCTATTAAGCTTTTACATATACACTATTTCATTGGAGATCTCAAAATAAAGAGGTTACACAATGTATTTGGCAATGAAAATATATGAAAGGTGAAAACGTTTGACAATTGTAATGGAAATACTTCAAGTTTGTAAGAGTTTGGATGACTAGATTGGAGAATGCATGTCGGGGGCAAAACCCACCAACATGGAGCGGTACAGATTGCTGTCGGCTGCATCGATACCAAGGTCTTCAAGGCCGCGTCCATACTCCTGAATATCAAGAAACAACTGAAAACTGATCTTCTCAGTGACACTTCGTGCATCCAGGCGAAATTTTAGAAGCCTAGACTCTCCTTTTTTCGTCTCGTTATCAACATCTGAAACATGCTCGTAATAACGGTGAGTAATATCTCCTGTGGTTCTATAGAGAAGGTCTTTCATGGCTTCTGATCTTAAGCCTGTCTTTGCTCGATCTCCCTCAAGAAAAACCTGACAATGGTGGAGCACCTTCAAAGGACGCAAAAGCTCATAAACGCAGGTTGTATGCCTTACAGGTACAGATGTATTAGTTCTCTTGTAAGTGGCAGTTACTCTTCTTAACTGCCTGCAGAAGTCCTCCATAGATTTCAAAACAAGTATTCGCGTCACTGTGCCCATGATTTGAGACACTGCATCTTTCATTACTTTAACCCCTTGTAAAATATGATGCTTCATTGAAAACTGTACTTTAGATGGACACGCGACAAGATGCTGAAGTACATGATCATGAAAGTCGAGTTCAAGCTCGGTAACCTGAAAGTTAACAACCGTAGATATAACATGGAACGTGTCGAGAAGTAGTTCTGCGACTTCTATAGTTGAAGAAGCTTCAGCTCTTTGTCGTAAACTGTTTTGCAAAGCAAATACCGAAGGATTCACATTATTTCTAAACATCCAAATTTTACCATGAAGAGGTGCACGTATACGCGCTAACATAGAAGGACCGTTATCTGCCAACTTTGTACTAAGAATTATTTCAAGTATCTGAGTTTCTAAACATGAAAGATGAGATTGAACTTCTGTTTGGAACTTCGCAAAAGGTGCGAATTTTCTTATTTGCTCTGACATGTAAGCTTCTGAATCGAAATCAGTTTGAAGGAAAGATTTCGTTCTTAACCAGAGATGTTGTTCTGAATCTACTGGATCATCCATCGCTAATCTCTTTAACTCTCAGCTGCCAAAATAAACCCTTCGTTCACAGACCCTCTCAAATTCTTGTGCGACAATATTGTGTCAGATAGCTTCTGATGAGTCTCTTTATATAGTGTTTTAATAATCTGGTTGCCAGTTGAATTAGTGAAACCTTAAACATCTAAATTTGGAACGCGACAGGATGCATGCAAAAGCTACTCCAGGACCGAAAAGTTGCTTGGGAGACGGGCTAAAACTTACATGAAATATAATTCTGTGACCCgaaaaggaaaatttcttgtttggtcctaggcccatatatttatttatagtagggtccaaacGGATCTTTTTTTATCcgcaggtccaaaattaattaaaacatggaaatgtccataatacccattactaccaaacgtgtgtgtctacactgcttacaaatttgagtacatatctggtacactgcttacaaatctgagtacatatctgctacactacgtACAAATCTAAGTATGTATCTGCCTCACTGCTTACATATAGATTATGTATCCGTtggacatattgaacctgtaaatgtgaccagaatataacaatattaaaacacaGCAACAAAACTAGCATCCatttcagtatttcgcatacgtactcatggagcaaaccaaaataaagtggcaaaactatgaataaaacagaattaaaagaagtttttatCAGTACAACATATACGTACCGcggattcataaactaaaaactcaattacatgtcaagaagtgatgaatccatgaatataaccaaatcaaagcacatacttcaTTATTTCACATAcgaactcatggatcaaaccaaaaaaagtggcaaaactctgaataaaacagaatcagaagaagtttcaaccagtacaacatatatgtactcctggatcaaaccaaaaaaataagagaaaacctatagattcatagtaaacaaaaaaagaaaacagtatgtcagatatgtattgatggttaatacacaaaagaaaattaaaaatcaaaccaaaaaccataaaaatatcagatctactaatgaaataaacataaaacatgattttttatttagatctgaacttgtttcattaAAATCCACCAATATATaatatacgtaccgatgattaatacacaaaagcaactcaaaagcatataaaaaaaaccaaaatggaactaaaatcagctgcatgtgaaaaccaagtaatgaatctataaaaaactgaatcgaaacactttttttttccagtattccatatatatacttctagatcgaagaagaagagtatccaaaactacaaaaataacaaaattaaagcataatttttcagtacatcatatatgtactgctgattcataatctaaaatttagctgcatgtgaaaaacaagtagcgaatctatgaaaaaatagaatcgaaacactttaatttgagtattccgtatatgtacttctggatcaaacaagaaaaatctccaaaactataaaaaaaataaaaaattagagcAGTATATTTCAGTACACCAAATATGTATTGTTGATTCATAGTCTAAAAATCAGCAACACGTGAAAAACTAGAGAACATCATGAAATCGAACTACCAAAActggaaaaagaaagtgaaaacatcatgaaatcaatcagatcttcatgattcagttgagaattaatcaaaaacaaagaagaactggagaaaagattacataacatacctgtaaaaccacgaaacatcttcacaaaccctaGGTCTAAACTTCATAAGCGGCTGCAGCAGAGAAGAGGAGAGCGAGCGAGAGAGAGAAAACGGATCTgagaagaaaattgagaaaatgtgGCTTTTATTTCTGTTATATTTATAGTGAAGGCCATTTTGAGAATTATTAAAATGCACGTAATAGGTTACACACGTGtgtaggacctgggcttaaaaaatttggtccatttttatgttttgttttaattatggacctccggttactgggctttaatgggtggacctgccactaactaagaacactataatagtacctattggtaattcctacaccCGAAAAAGGTATGCGGCCCAAAGCTTTGTCCTTGATACTTGATCGACAGACAaatttttgaatgattttttagggaccatgtttTTTCTGAGggaaccatgattttattaggccaacctccctatagtTTTAAGGGTGTCCTaaagcgttgaaatgactaacctatccttaacctaatttaatttaaaaccaacctaataaccacctatatataaccaccacttCCTCCCACcatcaccgcccaccaccgccgaataccaccaccaccaaccaccgattaccaccaccacctccttccaccaccatcacccaccaccgccgattaccaccaccaccacctccgattatcaccaccaccaaccaccgattaccaccaccacctccgattaccaccaccacctctatatatatatagcttaatttaaaacattaacaaaaatattctcacaaacccattacttgtcattcgtttttggttgaataaatgagaaggaatcatcaaaataagttgaaaatggaagttgtagagaggtttaatggagttttcttttttccagagaaaagttcggttacgtcgcaaaacgttcggtttcgtcgtaaaaagttcggttatcacgaattatttttttcttaaccgaactcatagttcggttgattcgcaaaaaatacttttaaccgaacttcttgtattagaacaaaacaagtccataagtttggttccttcgcaaaataaggatatcaccgaaatttagtttacgaaaataatgagaaatccAAAAGTTCgattcgttcgcaaaaatgttaagttttctttgtaaccgaactctacctttgaaactt includes the following:
- the LOC113291165 gene encoding thymocyte nuclear protein 1-like codes for the protein MENLYDVLLKDSRLVLERKSQILCSLSNKRGRDGDEEEKEKQFWLLKTEPGEWSWEDQFANGGISKWDGVKNKQAQKYMKSMKVGDFCFFYHSGNKSRKLVGIVSVIKEWYFTDKGEDKEGAVDVKEVGGMNKPIDLKEMKLEEGLKGFLLFKQPRLSVVPVPKNVWDKICEIGGGFTEEEKEEEATNVWIN